In Miscanthus floridulus cultivar M001 chromosome 5, ASM1932011v1, whole genome shotgun sequence, one genomic interval encodes:
- the LOC136452312 gene encoding uncharacterized protein, whose translation MDRSKSYAGGRMQIEPYYGGGARPDFRSYSYSAGGGGMGTSSYSYSYQYEYGGPGAGAGEEVKRSKSKRRWLALADPDLDRKRRVAAYKAYGVEGKVKGSFRKSFKWIKDRYFNLVYGWS comes from the coding sequence ATGGACCGGTCCAAGTCGTACGCGGGCGGGCGCATGCAGATCGAGCCGTActacggcggcggcgcgcggccggACTTCCGGTCCTACTCGTACAGCGCCGGCGGGGGCGGGATGGGGACGTCGTCCTACTCCTACTCGTACCAGTACGAGTACGGCGgcccgggggcgggggcgggggaggaggTGAAGCGGAGCAAGTCGAAGCGGCGGTGGCTGGCGCTGGCGGACCCGGACTTGGATCGCAAGCGCCGGGTGGCGGCGTACAAGGCGTACGGCGTGGAGGGCAAGGTGAAGGGCTCCTTCCGCAAGAGCTTCAAGTGGATCAAGGACCGCTACTTCAACCTCGTCTACGGATGGTCCTGA